The genomic window CTTGTTGCTGATTGGCCTTACATCCTATTAGTAAAGCAAAAAGCTGTAAAAGCAATATATATTTTAAATATCTTTTTATCATAATTACTTAAATTTAAAACATCTTTTTTATTCAAAAAGCAAGCAATTAATGGCTACTGCTATCGCAAAAAATTACTCTCATAAATTAGCATACAATATAACGGGGCCTGAGTTTTTTTTGAATTTTTATTTCGGATGTAAATATTACTTTTATAAATCTGATCATCTCCTATATAACTTGCCTTTGAAAAGATTGGATCTTCACTGCTTTTCTTTTTTTGAATAGTGCTTTTCTGAGCCTGCGCAAGGATAGAACAAAACAGAACAGCAACTGATAAAAGAATCTTTTTTTTATTGCTCATTTTATATGATTTGTAAAACAATCACTCGAAAAACATTAAAAGCCGAGAGGGTTACTCCCGGCTTGTTTAAAACTACATTAATAAACCGTAATAAGATAATTTATAAAATTGACCTTATTTGCTTAGAATTAGTTTTCAGAAAATAAAATTTAATATCCCGGATTTTGGTAAGCAGCTTTTTCATCAGCAGACATTTCCATTCCATCGATTTGTCCTTGCGGAATTGGTCTTAGATAATGATGCGCATCAATTGTTCTGGTTACTACTTCTGGTGTATGCTGTCCGTAGTTAGATCCTCCTATAGAATATTTTCCTGCAATTTCATTCCATTTTTGTGTTCTTACTAAGTCATACCAACGGTATCCTTCGCCAAAAAACTCACGTGAACGCTCAGCAAGAATGTAATTAATATCAATTACAGCTGGAGTAGCATTTGTCATAGCCGCACTATTATCCTGAATTTTAGCCATATTTCCATTATTATCCCATTTCCATTTTCCTGCTCTAGCTCTTAGTACATTTACTAGAGATCTGGCACTCAAAGATCCTGTAGCTCCTTTAACAGCTGCTTCTGCGGCAACAAGATATAATTCAGAGAATTTTGCTACTGGGAATGGTCTTGTGCTTCCAGCATTAGGCTGTCCTAATCCTCCCGCGTTATCTGTTCTGTAAGGTCCCAGTTTCCAGAAACCTGGATATACGATTCTGCTAATACCTTTTGGAGAAATCACATAATCTGCTCTTCCTGGCAATACTCCTGCACCTACTCCGCTGTCGCCTTGTCCAGAAGGATAAGTGATTGCAGTTAATGGTTCATCATTAAGGAAACTTAAAACAGCATCACCTGGTTTAATTGTCAGACCATTTGCATTGGTCAGCGTTGCCACACCAGTAAGACCTGTTCCTTGAAGATTCCAATTCCCTCTGAAAACTGCCGCAAATGTTCCGTCATATCTTGAATCATTTGTCTTATCAGCAAAAGTATTTGTAAAAACTTCAATAGGTGGAGCCATTCTTGTCCATGGACGCCCTAAAAATTGATTTGCTTCTCTTTGCACTGAAGAAACTGCTGCTGTTCCATTTTTACTTCTGATAGCAGTATAGTTCCAAGTCACCATCCATCCTGAAAAGTTATCTGGAGCGCCGCCGTTTCCGTACGTAAGGCTGCCTCCATTATAATATTCACTTTCCTGTGTATGATCTGCATAAAGCATTACTTCTTTATTTCTGTCATTTGCTCCAGCATTAACATCATAATAAGAATCAAGCAATCCATAAGCCCCTGGATTACTAATCCCTTCTACTGCCAAATCATAAGCCTTCTGAAAATAC from Flavobacterium sp. KACC 22763 includes these protein-coding regions:
- a CDS encoding RagB/SusD family nutrient uptake outer membrane protein, which produces MKRYIFKNLIIGSTVLLSLAGCSDILEEKPHDFYEPGYFKTEQGVKQGLTSHYAHLRWIYGQAYFYNACQTGTDEATYAQSADGNFKDHDLSGVGVVTPSSSRSDVLWNNSYYDINTASGIIENGAAVGVASSLIAESKFFRGFDYFLLVQTFGGVPLDLGAGELKFNSNPSRYSKRNTVSEVYTKAIFPDLVSAVNDLPNAPRLTGTVTKTVARLFLAKAYLTYAWWLENPNNIPTYPDVPRTDPDGHNAQWYFQKAYDLAVEGISNPGAYGLLDSYYDVNAGANDRNKEVMLYADHTQESEYYNGGSLTYGNGGAPDNFSGWMVTWNYTAIRSKNGTAAVSSVQREANQFLGRPWTRMAPPIEVFTNTFADKTNDSRYDGTFAAVFRGNWNLQGTGLTGVATLTNANGLTIKPGDAVLSFLNDEPLTAITYPSGQGDSGVGAGVLPGRADYVISPKGISRIVYPGFWKLGPYRTDNAGGLGQPNAGSTRPFPVAKFSELYLVAAEAAVKGATGSLSARSLVNVLRARAGKWKWDNNGNMAKIQDNSAAMTNATPAVIDINYILAERSREFFGEGYRWYDLVRTQKWNEIAGKYSIGGSNYGQHTPEVVTRTIDAHHYLRPIPQGQIDGMEMSADEKAAYQNPGY